The region GTTGAAGGGATCGAAAAGGCGGCTAAGTATCTCATGCCGATACTCTTTTTGCTTATGATTACAATGGTGGTTAAAAACATAACTCTTGAAGGAGCTATGGAAGGGATTAAATTTTATCTCACGCCTGATTTTTCAAAGATCAGCATGAAGCTTTTTATAGATGTTCTTGGGCAGGTGTTTTTTGCGCTTTCGCTTGGATTTGGCGTGATGATAACGCTTTCCAGCTTTGTTAAAAAAGACGAAGCGCTGGTTAAAATTTCGGTGATAACTGGAATTTTAAACACCGTTATAGCCGTGCTTGCGGGCTTTATGATATTTCCTTCGCTTTTTAGCTTTGGAGTAACGCCTGATAGCGGGCCAAGCCTTGTGTTTAAAAGCCTCCCGATAGTATTTTCGCACATGCCGTTTGGAGGCGTTTTTGCGGTTACGTTTTTTACATTGCTTATGATAGCGGCTCTTACTACTTCGCTTCCTATTTATGAAGTGCTTATAACTACACTTCAAGAAAAGATGAAAATAGATCGCAAAAAAGCTATTTTGATAGTGCTATCGGCTATTTTTGTGCTTGGAAATTTACCTTCTTTAATGGCTACGAATTTGCTAAGCGAAGTAAAAATTTTCGGTAAAAATATCTTTGACGCTTATGACGCCATAAGTGCGACGATATTTTTCGTGCTTACGTCTTTACTTTGTGCGATATTTGTCGGCTGGGTTTTAAAGGATGAGGCGAAGGCTGAAATTTTACAAGGAAGCGAAAATCACAAAAAGATAATCAACTTATGGTTTTTGTATGTAAAATATATAATTCCGTTTGTGATTTTGATCGTTTTTGCAAGCAGTTTTTACGACAATTTTTTGAAATGATTTACTAAATTTTGATAGTATTTTGCAAAATTTATAATTTATAATAAGGAAATAGATGTTTAATCTTTTAATAACTATATTTTTTATATACACTTTAGTTAAAATTTATCTGGCGTTTTTACAGATAAATTTTATAGCTAAAGAGAGCAGGGCTAAAGCCGTCGTGCTTAGCGAGGAAGAGTATAAAAGTGCGGCTAAAATAGCTATCGCAAACCAAAAATTTCAGATAGCAAGCCTTGTTTATCATTTGGGTATATTTATGATCTGGGCGTTTTGGGGGCTTAAATTTTTAGCAGATATCACGCTTAAAGGCGGCTCTGTAAGCGAAAATATAATCTTTGTGATGAGCT is a window of Campylobacter sp. CCUG 57310 DNA encoding:
- a CDS encoding sodium-dependent transporter, which produces MKRGSWSSRLTYILAIAGATVGFGATWRFPYLVGQNGGGAYVLTFCIAMIVIGIPMILVENAIGRRLKVNVIDSFSGVANGKKIAKIWRVAGYMSLVGAFGIMAYYMVIGGWVLNYIAQILFGSLDLSRVVDFATTSAFYEQNIVNNPFAVGFATLVFVMVNYIILTQGAVEGIEKAAKYLMPILFLLMITMVVKNITLEGAMEGIKFYLTPDFSKISMKLFIDVLGQVFFALSLGFGVMITLSSFVKKDEALVKISVITGILNTVIAVLAGFMIFPSLFSFGVTPDSGPSLVFKSLPIVFSHMPFGGVFAVTFFTLLMIAALTTSLPIYEVLITTLQEKMKIDRKKAILIVLSAIFVLGNLPSLMATNLLSEVKIFGKNIFDAYDAISATIFFVLTSLLCAIFVGWVLKDEAKAEILQGSENHKKIINLWFLYVKYIIPFVILIVFASSFYDNFLK